The following proteins are encoded in a genomic region of Sesamum indicum cultivar Zhongzhi No. 13 linkage group LG8, S_indicum_v1.0, whole genome shotgun sequence:
- the LOC105168011 gene encoding HSP-interacting protein: MGKSGGRKKKTGANQNQSQNQVSSGDNHSPPVVNGGVNLDSSVFLKRAHELKEEGNRRFQAKDYVGALQQYENALKLTPKMHPDRAVFHSNRAACLMQMKPIDYETVISECNLALQVQPQFVRALLRRARAFEAVGKYELAMQDVQSLLISDPNHGDALEIAGRLRMALGPRQEAQQDLQSRPSPAALGASAVRGAPIAGLGPCLPARPVPKKQTSSVIGPTVPSNKSEKLYPIPPIENGPESKNQLPKVVLKPSNGSSRPNAHSSKDNHKEQSTSPSVLLPHHGKSAQATIRYRPLKLVYDHDIRLAEMPVNCTLKVLRDVISKRFPMSKAVLIKYKDSDGDLVTITCTAELRLAESSVDNLIPKDPDTDKGDFISILRLHIVEVSPEQEPPLLEEEEEKPLESDTAKGDENVSQSSVADSAVEAVDSEIDNTEKTVPNEKTGAPEDPECKEVEMDDWLFEFAQLFRTHVGIDPDAHIDLHELGMELCSEALEETVTSEEAQNLFDKAALKFQEVAALAFFNWGNVHMCAARKKIPIDESAGKEMMDAQLQNAYDWVREKYSLAREKYEEALLIKPDFYEGLLALGQQQFEMAKLHWSFVLAKKEDLSKWDPTETIGLFDSAEEKMKSATEMWEKMEEQRVNELKDPSVSKKDELLKRRKKQGGGAQGDSSGTTSGEISPEEAAEQAAVMRSQIHLFWGNMLFERSQIECKLGLPDWKKNLDVAVERFKLAGASEADISTVLKNHCSNEEAAAGHEKKVEDPISNVVDKGDN, encoded by the coding sequence ATGGGGAAGTCTGggggaaggaaaaagaagactGGTGCTAACCAAAACCAGAGCCAAAACCAAGTGAGCAGTGGAGATAACCACTCGCCACCTGTTGTCAATGGTGGTGTTAATCTGGACTCATCAGTATTTTTGAAGAGAGCCCATGAGCTCAAGGAAGAAGGTAACAGAAGGTTTCAGGCCAAGGATTATGTGGGTGCTCTTCAACAGTATGAGAATGCGCTTAAACTCACTCCAAAAATGCATCCTGACCGGGCGGTCTTTCACAGCAATAGAGCTGCTTGTTTGATGCAGATGAAACCTATTGACTATGAAACTGTGATATCTGAGTGTAATTTGGCACTTCAGGTACAGCCACAATTTGTCCGAGCCCTTCTCAGGAGGGCTCGCGCATTCGAGGCAGTAGGTAAGTATGAGCTAGCTATGCAAGATGTGCAATCATTGTTGATTAGTGATCCTAATCATGGTGATGCCTTGGAGATTGCTGGACGATTGAGGATGGCACTTGGCCCTCGTCAAGAGGCCCAGCAGGACCTCCAGAGCCGCCCATCACCAGCAGCTCTTGGGGCCTCTGCAGTGCGTGGGGCACCAATAGCTGGCCTTGGACCATGTTTGCCAGCCCGACCTGTACCTAAGAAGCAAACATCTTCAGTAATTGGACCTACTGTCCCATCTAACAAGTCAGAAAAGTTGTATCCAATTCCGCCTATTGAAAATGGTCCTGAGAGCAAAAACCAGTTGCCAAAAGTTGTTTTAAAGCCTTCCAATGGTTCTTCAAGACCCAATGCACATTCTAGCAAGGATAACCATAAGGAACAGTCAACTTCTCCATCAGTGTTGCTTCCACATCATGGGAAATCTGCACAGGCTACAATTCGTTACAGACCATTGAAGCTTGTCTATGATCACGACATAAGGCTTGCCGAGATGCCTGTCAATTGCACTTTAAAAGTTTTGAGGGATGTGATTAGCAAACGTTTTCCTATGTCAAAAGCAGTGCTGATTAAATACAAAGACAGTGATGGTGACTTGGTTACTATAACATGTACCGCCGAACTTAGACTGGCCGAGTCCTCTGTTGACAACCTTATTCCAAAAGATCCTGATACAGATAAAGGGGACTTCATTAGTATTTTGAGGTTGCATATTGTTGAAGTGAGTCCTGAGCAAGAGCCACCTTTACttgaagaggaggaggaaaaGCCTCTTGAGAGTGATACAGCTAAAGGGGATGAGAATGTCTCACAGTCTTCAGTGGCTGATTCTGCAGTGGAAGCTGTGGATTCTGAGATTGACAACACTGAGAAAACTGTTCCCAATGAGAAAACTGGAGCACCGGAAGACCCAGAATGTAAGGAGGTGGAGATGGATGATTGGTTATTTGAGTTTGCACAGCTTTTCAGGACCCATGTTGGGATCGACCCTGATGCGCATATCGATCTTCATGAGCTCGGGATGGAATTGTGTTCTGAAGCCCTTGAGGAGACAGTGACAAGTGAAGAGGCTCAAAATCTTTTTGACAAGGCAGCCCTGAAGTTTCAAGAGGTGGCTGCATTGGCATTCTTCAACTGGGGAAATGTTCATATGTGTGCAGCAAGGAAAAAAATTCCGATAGATGAATCAGCTGGCAAAGAAATGATGGATGCACAGCTTCAGAATGCTTATGATTGGGTGAGGGAGAAGTATTCTCTTGCTAGAGAAAAGTATGAGGAGGCTCTATTGATTAAGCCAGACTTTTATGAAGGATTATTGGCTCTGGGGCAGCAACAATTTGAAATGGCAAAGCTTCATTGGTCATTTGTATTAGCAAAGAAAGAGGATTTGTCGAAATGGGATCCAACTGAGACCATTGGTCTTTTTGATAGTgcagaagaaaaaatgaaatcagCAACTGAGATGTGGGAGAAGATGGAGGAGCAGAGAGTTAATGAATTGAAAGATCCTAGTGTAAGCAAGAAGGATGAACTAttgaaaagaaggaaaaaacagGGCGGTGGTGCACAAGGTGATTCCTCAGGTACAACGAGTGGGGAAATCTCACCTGAGGAAGCAGCAGAGCAAGCTGCTGTCATGAGATCTCAAATTCATCTGTTTTGGGGCAACATGCTTTTTGAGAGATCTCAAATTGAATGTAAATTGGGCTTGCCTGATTGGAAAAAGAATCTGGATGTTGCAGTGGAGCGCTTTAAACTTGCTGGAGCTTCTGAAGCTGACATTTCAACAGTTCTTAAAAATCACTGTTCTAATGAGGAAGCAGCAGCTGGGCATGAGAAAAAGGTTGAGGATCCTATTAGTAATGTGGTTGACAAAGGAGATAACTGA
- the LOC105168012 gene encoding E3 ubiquitin-protein ligase COP1, which yields MHLETDENLSLLADPQQMGGQTTSIAGALVPTVKSEPADSSAEPPSAMPPPPSQKLQDLEEVDKDILCPICMQIIKDAFLTVCGHSFCYMCIVTHLQNKSNCPCCSHFLTTNHIYPNFLLNKLLTKTSARQIAKSGTPLEQLRQALEQGCEASIKELESLLYLIAEKKSKMEREEAETNLQILLDFLHCLKKKKLDELSEIQSDLQYIKEDIHAVERRRIELCRRRDRYSAKLRMLIDDPPSKSALPLLMDKHCGLSVSRTAMAPGQGRMSSGGSQNRKVDGKSSASPLILRKDSYGGSDTQSLTHSGLALARKRRVHAQFNDLQDCYLQKRRYWARLSSEKQERDRHGSNLEGYSEGLEDFQSVLSTFTRYSRLRVVAELRHGDLFHSANIVSSIEFDRDDELFATAGVSRRIKIFEFSSVVNEPSDVQCPVAEMSTRSKLSCLSWNKYAKNHIASSDYEGIVTVWDVTTRQSVMEYEEHEKRAWSVDFSRTEPSMLVSGSDDCKVKVWCTKQEASVLNIDMKANICSVKYNPGSSIHIAVGSADHHIHYYDLRKISQPLHIFSGHRKAVSYVKFLSNNELASASTDSTLRLWDVNENVPLRVFRGHANEKNFVGLTVNSEYIACGSETNEVFVYHKAISRPAAWHRFVSTDTDEADEDAGSYFISAVCWKSDSPTMLTANSQGTIKVLVLAP from the exons ATGCATTTGGAAACCGACgaaaatctctctctccttGCTGATCCACAGCAAATGGGAGGCCAGACCACTTCAATCGCCGGCGCTTTAGTCCCTACCGTCAAGTCCGAGCCGGCAGATTCCTCTGCCGAACCGCCATCAGCTATGCCGCCGCCGCCATCCCAGAAGCTGCAGGATCTCGAGGAGGTCGATAAAGATATTCTGTGTCCGATATGCATGCAAATCATAAAGGATGCGTTTTTGACGGTCTGTGGACATAGTTTTTGCTACATGTGTATCGTGACTCATCTTCAGAACAAGAGTAATTGTCCTTGTTGCTCTCATTTCCTCACCACCAATCATATATACCCCAATTTCCTCCTTAACAAG TTACTGACGAAGACATCGGCTCGTCAAATAGCAAAAAGTGGCACTCCTTTGGAACAGCTTCGCCAGGCATTAGAACAG GGATGCGAAGCGTCAATTAAGGAGCTTGAGAGCCTCTTGTATCTTATTGCTgagaagaaaagcaaaatGGAGCGAGAAGAAGCTGAGACAAATCTACAGATTCTGCTTGATTTTCTgcattgtttgaaaaagaaaaaacttgatGAGCTGAGTGAG ATTCAATCTGACCTCCAATACATTAAAGAAGATATTCATGCTGTGGAGAGACGTCGAATAGAGTTGTGCCGGAGAAGGGATAGATACTCCGCAAAACTGAGAATGCTTATCGACGATCCCCCTTCCAAATCGGCATTACCTTTGCTTATGGATAAACATTGTGGTCTCAGTGTTTCTAGAACTGCTATGGCACCAGGCCAAGGCCGCATGAGTTCTGGCGGGtcccaaaatagaaaagttGATGGAAAATCTTCTGCAAGTCCTTTAATCCTAAGGAAGGATTCTTATGGTGGGTCAGACACCCAAAGTCTTACTCATTCTGGACTGGCATTGGCAAGAAAGAGGCGGGTGCATGCACAG TTCAATGATCTACAAGACTGTTACTTGCAAAAGCGGCGATATTGGGCGAGACTATCTTCAGAAAAGCAAGAACGGGATAGACATGGTTCCAATTTAGAAGGTTACAGTGAAGGACTTGAAGATTTTCAGTCTGTCCTGTCAACCTTCACAAGATACAG TCGGTTGCGGGTTGTTGCTGAGCTTAGACATGGAGATTTGTTTCACTCAGCTAATATTGTATCAAG TATAGAATTTGACCGAGATGATGAATTGTTTGCTACTGCTGGAGTATCAAGACGTATCAAGATTTTTGAGTTTTCATCG GTAGTTAATGAACCATCTGATGTGCAATGTCCAGTTGCGGAAATGTCCACACGATCAAAACTCAGCTGTTTAAGCTGGAACAAGTACGCAAAAAATCACATAGCCAGCAGCGACTATGAAGGCATTGTAACTGTTTGGGATGTGACTACTCGGCAG AGTGTGATGGAATACGAGGAGCATGAAAAACGTGCCTGGAGTGTTGATTTTTCCCGTACAGAACCTTCAATGCTTGTATCAGGGAGTGACGATTGCAAG GTCAAAGTATGGTGTACGAAACAGGAGGCAAGTGTGCTCAACATTGATATGAAAGCCAATATATGTTCTGTCAAATATAACCCTGGATCCAGCATTCATATAGCG GTTGGTTCTGCAGATCATCATATTCATTACTATGACTTAAGAAAAATCAGCCAGCCATTACATATTTTCAGTGGGCATAGGAAGGCTGTATCATATGTGAAATTTTTGTCCAACAATGAGCTTGCTTCTGCATCTACTGACAGTACATTGCGCCTATGGGATGTTAATGAAAATGTTCCG CTACGCGTATTCAGGGGCCATGCAAATGAGAAGAACTTTGTGGGCCTAACGGTTAATAGTGAATACATAGCCTGCGGCAGTGAAACAAATGAGGTGTTTGTGTATCACAAG GCAATTTCTAGACCCGCAGCGTGGCATAGATTCGTGAGTACTGACACAGATGAAGCAGATGAAGACGCAGGGTCATACTTCATTAGTGCTGTGTGTTGGAAAAGTGATAGCCCAACTATGCTAACAGCTAACAGTCAAGGGACAATAAAGGTTCTTGTACTTGCGCCTTGA
- the LOC105168608 gene encoding non-specific lipid-transfer protein-like: protein MKCCTFRRLAVAVVLALVVGRATAGTEVKCDDAVAQLQPCGAFLKSTAARPNAAPPVAVRSLDKLAKSSPRSRKILCECFKETASSFPVNLVRAAKLPKLCNVTSSIRLDPNLHCNKLSI, encoded by the coding sequence ATGAAGTGCTGTACTTTCCGGCGGCTGGCAGTGGCGGTTGTTCTGGCCTTGGTTGTTGGCCGGGCCACGGCAGGGACGGAGGTTAAGTGCGACGACGCTGTGGCGCAGTTGCAGCCATGCGGCGCCTTTTTGAAGAGTACGGCTGCTAGACCTAACGCCGCGCCGCCTGTTGCCGTGCGATCGCTGGACAAGCTGGCGAAGTCGTCGCCGAGATCCCGTAAGATTTTGTGCGAGTGTTTCAAGGAAACCGCCAGTTCTTTCCCTGTCAACTTGGTCAGAGCCGCGAAACTCCCTAAGCTCTGCAATGTGACCAGTAGCATAAGACTTGACCCTAATCTTCACTGCAACAAGTTATCAATCTGA